The following are encoded in a window of Eschrichtius robustus isolate mEscRob2 chromosome 1, mEscRob2.pri, whole genome shotgun sequence genomic DNA:
- the POLG gene encoding DNA polymerase subunit gamma-1 isoform X1: MSRLLWRKVAGATVGPGPVPAPGRWVSSSASVPVPSDGQPQPQPPPVPSSEGGQLRHNPLHIQMLSRGLHEQIFGHGGEMPGEAAVRRSVEHLQKHGLWGQPAASLPDVELRLPPLYGGSLDQHFRLLAQKQSLPYLEAANLLLQAQLAPRPPSWAWAEGWTRYGPAGEAEPVAIPEERALVFDVEVCLAEGTCPTLAVAISPSAWYSWCSRRLVEERYSWTSQLSPADLIPLEVPASAGGPTQRDWQEQLVVGHNVSFDRAHVREQYLIRGSRMRFLDTMSMHMAISGLSSFQRSLWMAAKQGKRKARHPTQRGQKSQSKANGPAISSWDWLDISSVNNLADVHSLYVGGPRLEKEPRELFVKGSMKDIRENFQDLMQYCAQDVWATYEVFQQQLPLFLERCPHPVTLAGMLEMGVSYLPVNQNWERYLAEAQSTYEELQWEMKKSLMDLANDACQLLSGERYKEDPWLWDLEWDLQEFKQKKAKKVKRKEPATASKLPVEGPEAPGDPKDQEDPGPPSEEEEFQRDVMARACLEQLRGTTELLPKRPQHLPGHPGWYRKLCPRLDDPAWTPGPSLLSLQMRVTPKLMALTWDGFPLHYSERHGWGYLVPGRRDNLAKVPPGSGLTSAGVACPYIAIESLYRKHCLEQGKQQLELQEADLAEEFLLTDSSAMWQTVEEMGCLEVEAEARMENLRVAVPGQPPALTAAGGPKASQPAYHHGNGPYNDVDIPGCWFFKLPHKDGNSCNVGSPFAKDFLPKMEDGTLQAGPGGASGPRALEINKMISFWRNAHKRISSQMVVWLPRSALPRAVTRHPHYDEEGRYGAILPQVVTAGTITRRAVEPTWLTASNARPDRVGSELKAMVQAPPGYVLVGADVDSQELWIAAVLGDAHFAGMHGCTAFGWMTLQGRKSRGTDLHSKTAATVGISREHAKVFNYGRIYGAGQPFAERLLMQFNHRLTRQEAAEKARQMYAVTKGLRRYRLSDEGEWLVRELDLPVDRTEDGWVSLQDLRKIQREASRKSQWKKWEVVAERAWMGGTESEMFNKLESIAMSDTPRTPVLGCRITRALEPSAVQGEFMTSRVNWVVQSSAVDYLHLMLVAMKWLFEEFAIDGRFCISIHDEVRYLVREEDRYRAALALQITNLLTRCMFAYKLGLNDLPQSVAFFSTVDIDQCLRKEVTMDCKTPSNPTGMERRYGIPEGEALDIYQIIERTKGSLEK, translated from the exons ATGAGCCGCCTGCTCTGGAGGAAGGTGGCCGGCGCCACCGTCGGGCCAGGGCCGGTTCCAGCTCCGGGGCGTTGGGTCTCCAGCTCCGCCTCCGTCCCCGTCCCCAGCGACGggcagccgcagccgcagccgccgCCAGTGCCGTCCTCGGAGGGCGGGCAGCTGCGGCACAACCCATTGCACATCCAGATGCTCTCGAGAGGGCTTCACGAGCAAATCTTCGGGCACGGCGGGGAGATGCCCGGCGAGGCCGCGGTGCGCCGCAGCGTCGAGCACCTGCAGAAGCACGGGCTCTGGGGTCAGCCGGCCGCGTCCTTGCCCGACGTGGAGCTGCGCCTGCCGCCCCTCTACGGGGGCAGCCTGGACCAGCACTTCCGCCTCCTGGCCCAGAAGCAGAGCCTGCCCTACCTGGAGGCGGCCAACTTGTTATTGCAGGCCCAGCTGGCCCCCCGGCCCCCGAGCTGGGCCTGGGCGGAGGGCTGGACCCGGTACGGCCCCGCGGGGGAGGCCGAACCCGTGGCCATCCCCGAGGAGCGGGCCCTGGTGTTCGACGTGGAGGTCTGCTTGGCAGAGGGAACTTGCCCCACATTGGCGGTGGCCATATCCCCCTCGGCCTG GTATTCCTGGTGCAGCCGGCGGCTGGTGGAAGAGCGTTACTCTTGGACCAGCCAGCTGTCGCCGGCTGACCTCATTCCCCTGGAGGTCCCTGCCAGTGCCGGCGGCCCCACCCAGCGAGACTGGCAGGAGCAGTTAGTGGTGGGGCACAACGTGTCCTTCGACCGGGCCCATGTCAGGGAGCAGTACCTGATCCGG GGCTCCCGCATGCGCTTCCTGGACACCATGAGCATGCACATGGCCATCTCAGGGCTAAGCAGCTTCCAGCGCAGTCTGTGGATGGCAGCCAAGCAGGGCAAGCGCAAAGCCCGGCACCCCACACAGCGAGGCCAGAAATCCCAGAGCAAAGCCAACGGCCCAGCG ATCTCATCCTGGGACTGGCTGGACATCAGCAGTGTCAATAATCTGGCAGACGTGCACAGCCTCTACGTGGGGGGGCCTCGCTTAGAGAAGGAGCCCCGCGAGCTGTTTGTCAAGGGTAGCATGAAGGACATCCGTGAGAACTTCCAG GACCTGATGCAGTACTGTGCCCAGGACGTGTGGGCCACCTATGAGGTTTTCCAGCAGCAGCTACCGCTCTTCTTGGAGAG GTGTCCCCACCCGGTGACTCTGGCTGGCATGTTGGAGATGGGTGTCTCCTACCTGCCCGTCAACCAGAACTGGGAGCGTTACCTGGCGGAGGCACAGAGCACCTACGAGGAGCTCCAGTGGGAGATGAAGAAGTCGCTGATGGACTTGGCCAATGATGCCTGCCAGCTGCTCTCAGGAGAGAG GTACAAAGAAGATCCCTGGCTCTGGGACCTAGAGTGGGACCTACAGGAATTTAAGCAGAAGAAGGCAAAGAAGGTGAAGAGGAAGGAGCCGGCCACAGCCAGCAAGTTGCCTGTCGAGGGGCCCGAGGCCCCTGGGGATCCCAAGGATCAGGAAG ACCCTGGCCCCCCCAGTGAGGAGGAGGAGTTTCAGCGAGATGTCATGGCTCGCGCCTGCTTGGAGCAGCTGAGGGGGACCACAGAGCTCCTGCCCAAGCGGCCCCAGCACCTTCCTGGGCACCCAGG GTGGTATCGGAAGCTCTGTCCCCGGCTAGATGACCCTGCGTGGACCCCAGGCCCCAGTCTCCTCAGTCTCCAGATGCGGGTCACACCTAAACTCATGGCGCTGACCTGGGATGGCTTCCCTCTGCACTACTCGGAGCGGCATGGCTGGGGATACCTGGTGCCCGGGCGGCGGGACAACCTGGCTAAGGTGCCACCAGGCAGCGGCCTAACGTCGGCTGGGGTGGCCTGCCCCTACAT AGCCATCGAGTCCCTGTACAGGAAGCACTGTCTTGAACAGGGGAAGCAGCAGCTGGAGCTGCAGGAGGCAGACCTGGCTGAGGAGTTCCTGCTCACCGACAGCAGTGCCATGTGGCAGACG GTGGAAGAAATGGGCTGCTTAGAAGTGGAGGCCGAGGCCAGGATGGAGAACTTGCGAGTGGCAGTTCCAGGTCAACCCCCAGCTCTG ACTGCTGCTGGCGGCCCAAAAGCCAGCCAGCCAGCTTATCACCATGGCAACGGACCCTACAATGATGTGGATATCCCCGGCTGCTGGTTCTTCAAGCTGCCTCACAAG GATGGTAACAGCTGCAATGTGGGCAGCCCCTTTGCCAAAGACTTCCTGCCCAAGATGGAGGACGGCACCCTGCAGGCTGGCCCAGGAGGTGCCAGTGGGCCCCGTGCCTTGgaaatcaacaaaatgatttctttttggAGGAACGCCCATAAACGTATCAG CTCCCAGATGGTGGTGTGGCTGCCCAGGTCAGCTCTGCCCCGTGCTGTGACCAG GCACCCACACTATGATGAGGAAGGCCGCTATGGGGCCATCCTGCCCCAGGTCGTGACCGCTGGCACCATCACTCGACGGGCTGTAGAGCCCACGTGGCTCACTGCCAGCAACGCCCGG CCTGACCGAGTAGGCAGTGAGTTGAAGGCCATGGTGCAGGCCCCGCCCGGCTACGTCCTCGTGGGTGCTGATGTGGACTCCCAGGAGCTGTGGATTGCAGCTGTGCTTGGAGATGCCCACTTTGCCGGCATGCATG GCTGCACAGCCTTTGGGTGGATGACACTGCAGGGCAGGAAGAGCAGGGGCACCGATCTACACAGTAAGACAGCTGCCACAGTGGGCATCAGCCGTGAGCATGCCAAGGTCTTCAACTATGGCCGCATCTATGGGGCCGGGCAGCCCTTCGCTGAACGCCTGCTAATGCAGTTCAACCACCGGCTCACGCGGCAGGAGGCAGCTGAGAAGGCCCGACAGATGTATGCGGTCACCAAGGGCCTCCGCAG gtatCGGCTGTCAGATGAGGGCGAGTGGCTGGTGAGGGAGTTGGACCTCCCTGTGGACAGGACCGAGGATGGCTGGGTTTCCCTGCAGGATCTACGCAAGATCCAGAGAGAAGCTTCTAGGAA ATCTCAATGGAAGAAGTGGGAGGTGGTTGCTGAACGAGCCTGGATGGGGGGCACGGAGTCAGAAATGTTCAATAAGCTGGAGAGCATTGCGATGTCTGACACACCACGTACCCCGGTGCTGGGCTGCCGCATCACCCGAGCCCTGGAGCCCTCTGCTGTCCAGGGGGAG TTTATGACCAGCCGTGTGAATTGGGTGGTGCAGAGCTCCGCTGTGGACTACTTACACCTCATGCTTGTGGCCATGAAGTGGCTGTTTGAGGAGTTTGCCATTGATGGGCGCTTCTGCATCAGCATCCACGATGAGGTTCGCTACCTGGTGCGGGAGGAGGACCGCTACCGCGCTGCCCTCGCCCTGCAGATCACCAACCTCTTGACCAG GTGCATGTTTGCCTACAAGCTGGGTCTGAATGACTTGCCCCAGTCAGTCGCCTTTTTCAGTACAGTTGATATCGACCAGTGCCTCAGGAAGGAAGTGACCATGGATTGTAAAACCCCTTCCAACCCAACTGGGATGGAAAGGAGATACGGGATTCCCGAGG GTGAAGCACTGGATATTTACCAGATAATTGAACGCACCAAAGGCTCCCTGGAAAAATGA
- the POLG gene encoding DNA polymerase subunit gamma-1 isoform X2, translating into MSRLLWRKVAGATVGPGPVPAPGRWVSSSASVPVPSDGQPQPQPPPVPSSEGGQLRHNPLHIQMLSRGLHEQIFGHGGEMPGEAAVRRSVEHLQKHGLWGQPAASLPDVELRLPPLYGGSLDQHFRLLAQKQSLPYLEAANLLLQAQLAPRPPSWAWAEGWTRYGPAGEAEPVAIPEERALVFDVEVCLAEGTCPTLAVAISPSAWYSWCSRRLVEERYSWTSQLSPADLIPLEVPASAGGPTQRDWQEQLVVGHNVSFDRAHVREQYLIRGSRMRFLDTMSMHMAISGLSSFQRSLWMAAKQGKRKARHPTQRGQKSQSKANGPAISSWDWLDISSVNNLADVHSLYVGGPRLEKEPRELFVKGSMKDIRENFQDLMQYCAQDVWATYEVFQQQLPLFLERCPHPVTLAGMLEMGVSYLPVNQNWERYLAEAQSTYEELQWEMKKSLMDLANDACQLLSGERYKEDPWLWDLEWDLQEFKQKKAKKVKRKEPATASKLPVEGPEAPGDPKDQEDPGPPSEEEEFQRDVMARACLEQLRGTTELLPKRPQHLPGHPGWYRKLCPRLDDPAWTPGPSLLSLQMRVTPKLMALTWDGFPLHYSERHGWGYLVPGRRDNLAKVPPGSGLTSAGVACPYIAIESLYRKHCLEQGKQQLELQEADLAEEFLLTDSSAMWQTVEEMGCLEVEAEARMENLRVAVPGQPPALTAAGGPKASQPAYHHGNGPYNDVDIPGCWFFKLPHKDGNSCNVGSPFAKDFLPKMEDGTLQAGPGGASGPRALEINKMISFWRNAHKRISSQMVVWLPRSALPRAVTRHPHYDEEGRYGAILPQVVTAGTITRRAVEPTWLTASNARPDRVGSELKAMVQAPPGYVLVGADVDSQELWIAAVLGDAHFAGMHGCTAFGWMTLQGRKSRGTDLHSKTAATVGISREHAKVFNYGRIYGAGQPFAERLLMQFNHRLTRQEAAEKARQMYAVTKGLRRSQWKKWEVVAERAWMGGTESEMFNKLESIAMSDTPRTPVLGCRITRALEPSAVQGEFMTSRVNWVVQSSAVDYLHLMLVAMKWLFEEFAIDGRFCISIHDEVRYLVREEDRYRAALALQITNLLTRCMFAYKLGLNDLPQSVAFFSTVDIDQCLRKEVTMDCKTPSNPTGMERRYGIPEGEALDIYQIIERTKGSLEK; encoded by the exons ATGAGCCGCCTGCTCTGGAGGAAGGTGGCCGGCGCCACCGTCGGGCCAGGGCCGGTTCCAGCTCCGGGGCGTTGGGTCTCCAGCTCCGCCTCCGTCCCCGTCCCCAGCGACGggcagccgcagccgcagccgccgCCAGTGCCGTCCTCGGAGGGCGGGCAGCTGCGGCACAACCCATTGCACATCCAGATGCTCTCGAGAGGGCTTCACGAGCAAATCTTCGGGCACGGCGGGGAGATGCCCGGCGAGGCCGCGGTGCGCCGCAGCGTCGAGCACCTGCAGAAGCACGGGCTCTGGGGTCAGCCGGCCGCGTCCTTGCCCGACGTGGAGCTGCGCCTGCCGCCCCTCTACGGGGGCAGCCTGGACCAGCACTTCCGCCTCCTGGCCCAGAAGCAGAGCCTGCCCTACCTGGAGGCGGCCAACTTGTTATTGCAGGCCCAGCTGGCCCCCCGGCCCCCGAGCTGGGCCTGGGCGGAGGGCTGGACCCGGTACGGCCCCGCGGGGGAGGCCGAACCCGTGGCCATCCCCGAGGAGCGGGCCCTGGTGTTCGACGTGGAGGTCTGCTTGGCAGAGGGAACTTGCCCCACATTGGCGGTGGCCATATCCCCCTCGGCCTG GTATTCCTGGTGCAGCCGGCGGCTGGTGGAAGAGCGTTACTCTTGGACCAGCCAGCTGTCGCCGGCTGACCTCATTCCCCTGGAGGTCCCTGCCAGTGCCGGCGGCCCCACCCAGCGAGACTGGCAGGAGCAGTTAGTGGTGGGGCACAACGTGTCCTTCGACCGGGCCCATGTCAGGGAGCAGTACCTGATCCGG GGCTCCCGCATGCGCTTCCTGGACACCATGAGCATGCACATGGCCATCTCAGGGCTAAGCAGCTTCCAGCGCAGTCTGTGGATGGCAGCCAAGCAGGGCAAGCGCAAAGCCCGGCACCCCACACAGCGAGGCCAGAAATCCCAGAGCAAAGCCAACGGCCCAGCG ATCTCATCCTGGGACTGGCTGGACATCAGCAGTGTCAATAATCTGGCAGACGTGCACAGCCTCTACGTGGGGGGGCCTCGCTTAGAGAAGGAGCCCCGCGAGCTGTTTGTCAAGGGTAGCATGAAGGACATCCGTGAGAACTTCCAG GACCTGATGCAGTACTGTGCCCAGGACGTGTGGGCCACCTATGAGGTTTTCCAGCAGCAGCTACCGCTCTTCTTGGAGAG GTGTCCCCACCCGGTGACTCTGGCTGGCATGTTGGAGATGGGTGTCTCCTACCTGCCCGTCAACCAGAACTGGGAGCGTTACCTGGCGGAGGCACAGAGCACCTACGAGGAGCTCCAGTGGGAGATGAAGAAGTCGCTGATGGACTTGGCCAATGATGCCTGCCAGCTGCTCTCAGGAGAGAG GTACAAAGAAGATCCCTGGCTCTGGGACCTAGAGTGGGACCTACAGGAATTTAAGCAGAAGAAGGCAAAGAAGGTGAAGAGGAAGGAGCCGGCCACAGCCAGCAAGTTGCCTGTCGAGGGGCCCGAGGCCCCTGGGGATCCCAAGGATCAGGAAG ACCCTGGCCCCCCCAGTGAGGAGGAGGAGTTTCAGCGAGATGTCATGGCTCGCGCCTGCTTGGAGCAGCTGAGGGGGACCACAGAGCTCCTGCCCAAGCGGCCCCAGCACCTTCCTGGGCACCCAGG GTGGTATCGGAAGCTCTGTCCCCGGCTAGATGACCCTGCGTGGACCCCAGGCCCCAGTCTCCTCAGTCTCCAGATGCGGGTCACACCTAAACTCATGGCGCTGACCTGGGATGGCTTCCCTCTGCACTACTCGGAGCGGCATGGCTGGGGATACCTGGTGCCCGGGCGGCGGGACAACCTGGCTAAGGTGCCACCAGGCAGCGGCCTAACGTCGGCTGGGGTGGCCTGCCCCTACAT AGCCATCGAGTCCCTGTACAGGAAGCACTGTCTTGAACAGGGGAAGCAGCAGCTGGAGCTGCAGGAGGCAGACCTGGCTGAGGAGTTCCTGCTCACCGACAGCAGTGCCATGTGGCAGACG GTGGAAGAAATGGGCTGCTTAGAAGTGGAGGCCGAGGCCAGGATGGAGAACTTGCGAGTGGCAGTTCCAGGTCAACCCCCAGCTCTG ACTGCTGCTGGCGGCCCAAAAGCCAGCCAGCCAGCTTATCACCATGGCAACGGACCCTACAATGATGTGGATATCCCCGGCTGCTGGTTCTTCAAGCTGCCTCACAAG GATGGTAACAGCTGCAATGTGGGCAGCCCCTTTGCCAAAGACTTCCTGCCCAAGATGGAGGACGGCACCCTGCAGGCTGGCCCAGGAGGTGCCAGTGGGCCCCGTGCCTTGgaaatcaacaaaatgatttctttttggAGGAACGCCCATAAACGTATCAG CTCCCAGATGGTGGTGTGGCTGCCCAGGTCAGCTCTGCCCCGTGCTGTGACCAG GCACCCACACTATGATGAGGAAGGCCGCTATGGGGCCATCCTGCCCCAGGTCGTGACCGCTGGCACCATCACTCGACGGGCTGTAGAGCCCACGTGGCTCACTGCCAGCAACGCCCGG CCTGACCGAGTAGGCAGTGAGTTGAAGGCCATGGTGCAGGCCCCGCCCGGCTACGTCCTCGTGGGTGCTGATGTGGACTCCCAGGAGCTGTGGATTGCAGCTGTGCTTGGAGATGCCCACTTTGCCGGCATGCATG GCTGCACAGCCTTTGGGTGGATGACACTGCAGGGCAGGAAGAGCAGGGGCACCGATCTACACAGTAAGACAGCTGCCACAGTGGGCATCAGCCGTGAGCATGCCAAGGTCTTCAACTATGGCCGCATCTATGGGGCCGGGCAGCCCTTCGCTGAACGCCTGCTAATGCAGTTCAACCACCGGCTCACGCGGCAGGAGGCAGCTGAGAAGGCCCGACAGATGTATGCGGTCACCAAGGGCCTCCGCAG ATCTCAATGGAAGAAGTGGGAGGTGGTTGCTGAACGAGCCTGGATGGGGGGCACGGAGTCAGAAATGTTCAATAAGCTGGAGAGCATTGCGATGTCTGACACACCACGTACCCCGGTGCTGGGCTGCCGCATCACCCGAGCCCTGGAGCCCTCTGCTGTCCAGGGGGAG TTTATGACCAGCCGTGTGAATTGGGTGGTGCAGAGCTCCGCTGTGGACTACTTACACCTCATGCTTGTGGCCATGAAGTGGCTGTTTGAGGAGTTTGCCATTGATGGGCGCTTCTGCATCAGCATCCACGATGAGGTTCGCTACCTGGTGCGGGAGGAGGACCGCTACCGCGCTGCCCTCGCCCTGCAGATCACCAACCTCTTGACCAG GTGCATGTTTGCCTACAAGCTGGGTCTGAATGACTTGCCCCAGTCAGTCGCCTTTTTCAGTACAGTTGATATCGACCAGTGCCTCAGGAAGGAAGTGACCATGGATTGTAAAACCCCTTCCAACCCAACTGGGATGGAAAGGAGATACGGGATTCCCGAGG GTGAAGCACTGGATATTTACCAGATAATTGAACGCACCAAAGGCTCCCTGGAAAAATGA